A DNA window from Pseudomonas sp. B21-056 contains the following coding sequences:
- a CDS encoding YdcF family protein: protein MPFRYFIKQLLLPPGILLLLLALAWWWRNSRPRLARLCFIAGLGGFWLMSLPVVVQWSARMLEREPPLPSSEWASLAQRADAIVVLGAGRERGDRAWGADQPTGIGLERQRYAARLAKASGLPVLTTGGLHYGTPPSEAKLMADSLRDDFGVTVRWQEGRSRTTWENAQMSAEILLPEGIRRVVVVTQAGHMPRAVWSFQRSGFEVVPAPVGFLGQDNARPLGGWMPEFKSIWQSGQLMNEAVGLVGYWVFYR from the coding sequence ATGCCGTTTCGCTATTTCATCAAACAACTGTTACTGCCGCCCGGCATTCTTTTGCTGCTGCTGGCGCTTGCCTGGTGGTGGCGCAACTCCCGGCCGCGCCTGGCCCGGCTGTGTTTTATCGCCGGGTTGGGTGGTTTCTGGCTGATGAGCCTGCCCGTCGTGGTGCAATGGAGTGCCAGGATGCTGGAGCGTGAGCCGCCGCTGCCGAGCAGCGAGTGGGCGAGCCTGGCCCAGCGTGCCGATGCCATCGTGGTGCTGGGCGCGGGCCGCGAACGCGGTGACCGGGCCTGGGGCGCCGACCAACCCACCGGCATCGGGCTGGAGCGCCAGCGTTATGCGGCGCGGCTGGCCAAGGCGTCGGGGTTGCCCGTGCTGACCACCGGCGGCTTGCACTACGGCACGCCGCCCAGTGAGGCGAAGCTGATGGCCGATTCGCTGCGGGACGATTTCGGCGTCACCGTGCGCTGGCAAGAGGGACGCAGCCGCACCACCTGGGAAAACGCGCAGATGAGCGCCGAGATTTTGCTGCCGGAAGGGATCCGTCGTGTCGTGGTGGTAACCCAGGCGGGGCACATGCCGCGAGCGGTCTGGAGTTTCCAGCGATCCGGGTTTGAAGTGGTACCGGCGCCGGTGGGCTTCCTGGGGCAGGACAATGCCCGGCCGCTGGGCGGCTGGATGCCGGAGTTCAAGTCGATCTGGCAGTCGGGGCAGTTGATGAATGAGGCGGTGGGGTTGGTGGGGTATTGGGTGTTCTATCGTTAG
- the lnt gene encoding apolipoprotein N-acyltransferase — protein MRWITRPGWPGNLLAVAAGAITTLALAPFDIWPLALLAVGLFYAGLRELSPRQALGRGWCFGFGLFGAGTSWIYVSIHNFGGASVLLAGLLMLLFVAAVAWFFALPAWLWARWLRRNEAPLADALAFAALWLGQEAFRGWFLTGFPWLYSGYSQLDGPLSGLAPVGGMWLISFTLALTAALLYNTPRLLRAARKGFIAAGVALLIGPWVAGMALKGHAWTSPSGEPLSVAAIQGNIEQSMKWDPEQLNAQLALYRDMSFTSKRVDLLIWPETAVPVLKESAQGYLDMMGSFAAERHSALITGVPIRQLVRHEKRYFNGITVTGEGDGTYLKQKLVPFGEYVPLQDLLRGLIAFFDLPMSDFARGPADQPLLQAKGYQIAPFICYEVVYPEFAASLSARSDLLLTISNDTWFGTSIGPLQHLQMAQMRALEAGRWMIRATNNGVTGLINPFGQITARIPQFERGILYGEVVPMHDLTPYLQWRSWPLIILCVLLLGWALVTSRIAKTV, from the coding sequence ATGCGCTGGATAACCCGCCCCGGCTGGCCCGGTAACCTGCTGGCCGTGGCGGCCGGTGCGATCACCACCCTGGCCCTGGCGCCGTTCGACATCTGGCCGCTGGCATTGCTGGCGGTCGGGCTGTTCTATGCCGGGCTGCGCGAACTCTCGCCGCGCCAGGCCCTGGGCCGCGGCTGGTGCTTCGGCTTTGGCCTGTTTGGCGCCGGCACCAGTTGGATCTACGTCAGCATCCATAACTTCGGTGGCGCCTCGGTGCTGCTCGCCGGGCTGTTAATGCTACTGTTCGTGGCCGCTGTCGCCTGGTTTTTCGCCCTGCCCGCCTGGCTTTGGGCACGCTGGCTGCGGCGCAACGAAGCCCCGCTGGCCGACGCCCTGGCATTCGCCGCGCTGTGGCTGGGCCAGGAAGCCTTCCGCGGCTGGTTCCTCACGGGCTTCCCGTGGCTCTATTCCGGTTACAGCCAGCTCGATGGCCCCCTGTCTGGCCTCGCGCCGGTGGGTGGGATGTGGCTGATTTCCTTCACCCTGGCCCTGACCGCCGCGCTGCTGTACAACACCCCCCGCTTGCTCCGCGCCGCACGCAAAGGCTTCATCGCGGCGGGCGTGGCCCTGCTGATCGGCCCGTGGGTGGCCGGTATGGCGCTCAAGGGCCATGCCTGGACCAGCCCCTCGGGCGAGCCGCTCAGCGTCGCCGCCATCCAGGGCAACATCGAGCAAAGCATGAAGTGGGATCCGGAGCAGCTCAACGCGCAGTTGGCGCTGTACCGCGACATGAGCTTCACCTCCAAGCGCGTCGACCTGCTGATCTGGCCGGAAACCGCGGTCCCGGTACTCAAGGAGTCTGCCCAGGGCTACCTGGACATGATGGGCAGCTTCGCCGCCGAGCGGCATTCGGCGCTGATCACCGGCGTGCCGATTCGCCAACTGGTGCGGCATGAAAAGCGCTACTTCAACGGCATCACCGTGACCGGCGAAGGTGACGGCACCTACCTGAAGCAGAAACTGGTGCCGTTCGGTGAGTACGTGCCCTTGCAGGACCTGCTGCGCGGCCTGATCGCCTTCTTCGACCTGCCCATGTCGGACTTCGCCCGGGGCCCGGCCGATCAGCCGTTGCTGCAAGCCAAGGGTTACCAGATCGCGCCGTTCATCTGTTATGAAGTGGTGTACCCGGAGTTTGCCGCCAGCCTCTCGGCGCGCAGCGACCTGCTGCTGACCATCAGCAACGACACCTGGTTCGGCACCTCGATCGGCCCGCTGCAGCACCTGCAGATGGCCCAGATGCGCGCCCTGGAAGCCGGCCGCTGGATGATCCGCGCCACCAACAACGGCGTGACCGGCCTGATCAACCCCTTCGGCCAGATCACCGCGCGGATCCCGCAATTCGAACGCGGCATCCTGTACGGCGAAGTGGTGCCGATGCATGACCTGACGCCGTACCTGCAATGGCGCTCGTGGCCGTTGATCATCCTGTGCGTGTTGCTGTTGGGCTGGGCGTTGGTGACGAGCCGGATAGCCAAGACGGTCTGA
- a CDS encoding HlyC/CorC family transporter gives MSEDRSSNGQKSWLGKLTQAFAHEPKNRQELLELLRDAHQNKLLDSEALAIVEGAIQVADLQVRDIMVPRSQMVSIKATQTPREFLPAVVDSAHSRYPVVGESHDDVMGVLLAKDLLPLILQENGDSFNIKDLLRPATFVPESKRLNVLLREFRANHNHMAIVIDEYGGVAGLVTIEDVLEQIVGDIEDEHDVEEDSYIKPLPSGDFLIKALTPIENFNEFFDSQFSDDEFDTVGGLVMSAFGHLPKRNETTEIGSWRFRILNADSRRIHLLRLSPIAR, from the coding sequence ATGAGCGAAGATCGATCGAGCAACGGGCAGAAGTCATGGCTGGGCAAGCTCACCCAGGCTTTTGCCCATGAGCCGAAAAACCGCCAGGAGCTGCTGGAGCTGCTGCGCGATGCACACCAGAACAAACTGTTGGACAGCGAAGCGCTGGCCATCGTCGAAGGCGCCATCCAGGTCGCTGACCTGCAGGTACGGGACATCATGGTCCCGCGCTCGCAGATGGTCAGCATCAAGGCGACCCAGACACCCCGCGAATTCCTGCCTGCCGTGGTCGACTCCGCCCATTCGCGCTACCCGGTGGTCGGCGAGAGCCATGATGACGTCATGGGCGTGCTGCTGGCCAAGGATCTGCTGCCACTGATCCTTCAGGAGAACGGCGACAGCTTCAATATCAAGGACTTGCTGCGCCCGGCCACCTTCGTGCCCGAGTCCAAGCGCCTGAACGTGCTGCTGCGCGAGTTCCGCGCCAACCATAACCACATGGCCATTGTCATCGACGAGTACGGCGGCGTGGCCGGGTTGGTCACCATCGAGGACGTGCTCGAGCAGATCGTCGGCGACATCGAGGACGAGCATGACGTCGAGGAAGACAGCTACATCAAGCCACTGCCCAGCGGCGATTTCCTGATCAAGGCCCTGACGCCGATCGAGAACTTCAACGAATTCTTCGACAGCCAATTCTCCGACGACGAATTCGACACCGTCGGCGGCCTGGTGATGAGTGCTTTCGGGCACCTGCCCAAGCGCAACGAAACCACGGAAATCGGTTCCTGGCGCTTCCGCATCCTGAACGCCGACAGCCGCCGGATCCACCTGCTGCGCCTGTCGCCCATTGCCCGATAA